In Acetonema longum DSM 6540, one genomic interval encodes:
- a CDS encoding AEC family transporter, whose protein sequence is MEIAAKLMYMFTDLVLPLTLGYYCRQKQWLSETFCNRIIDLNITVFCTILAILSFWVMPLNPTLLWLPVFGILLSFIPGLAGYWIVRGKYPDGPEKASYLAAALLSNIGSLGGLCTFFLLGEAGFAYNQIVALFQNLVFFLFCFPLASYYQKQLHQPMAETDASPSSLASLFFTRKQLPTLGTFAGILLYTGGIPRPDGLSSLFTALIHISAWFAFFPVGYSIQFAEMKHYYRSILDLLPVKFLFTPLVGYCIASQLFTDRAALGTILIAASSPVGINSVILARLYDFNVHLTSAAFFLSTAVFLAVVLPTLILCLS, encoded by the coding sequence ATGGAAATAGCCGCCAAGCTGATGTATATGTTTACCGACCTGGTACTGCCGCTCACTTTAGGTTACTATTGCCGGCAGAAGCAGTGGCTGAGCGAGACCTTCTGCAACCGGATCATTGACCTGAATATCACGGTTTTTTGCACGATTCTGGCGATTTTAAGCTTTTGGGTCATGCCGCTGAATCCAACGCTTCTTTGGCTGCCGGTGTTTGGCATCCTGCTAAGCTTCATCCCCGGACTGGCAGGATATTGGATCGTGCGGGGAAAATACCCGGACGGTCCGGAAAAGGCCAGCTACCTGGCAGCGGCCCTGTTGTCCAATATCGGCTCCCTGGGCGGTTTGTGCACTTTTTTTCTCCTGGGGGAAGCAGGGTTTGCCTACAACCAGATCGTCGCCTTGTTTCAAAACCTGGTTTTCTTTTTGTTTTGCTTTCCTCTGGCCTCTTACTATCAAAAACAGCTGCACCAGCCCATGGCAGAAACAGACGCCAGCCCAAGCAGCCTGGCATCTCTTTTTTTCACCCGCAAGCAATTGCCGACACTGGGGACTTTTGCCGGAATCCTGCTGTATACAGGCGGCATACCCCGGCCGGATGGCCTTAGCAGCCTGTTTACCGCCCTGATTCACATTTCCGCCTGGTTTGCCTTTTTTCCCGTAGGCTATTCCATCCAATTCGCGGAAATGAAACACTACTATCGCAGCATTCTGGATCTTTTGCCGGTGAAATTCCTGTTTACGCCGCTGGTCGGCTATTGTATCGCCAGCCAGCTGTTTACCGACCGGGCAGCGCTGGGAACCATCCTCATTGCCGCCAGTTCGCCTGTCGGCATTAACTCGGTCATTCTGGCCCGGCTGTATGATTTCAATGTCCACCTGACCAGCGCCGCTTTTTTCCTGTCCACCGCTGTTTTCCTGGCGGTTGTATTGCCGACCCTCATCCTTTGTCTCTCATAG
- a CDS encoding sensor histidine kinase, which produces MFRNVHLRLILTNWGILVLLFLFLAAGTYLMAIAHRPEPSGYMLPVAGFLVLSAMGSLLMANRAMIPIQHAWRRQQDFLAGASHELRTPLAVIQANLDIVRSNRGEAVSDQEHWLNNMQEESAHMAKIVDSLLFLARSGSRQQALNKQWFDLAQVLEAAVAEALQAMAEAGGVTLSIDAEAGIMLYGDAQRIQQLIGILADNAIRYTPWGGSIEIKAYRLLGLVVIEVTDSGEGISAEHLSRIFDGFYQTDPARAKGGAGLGLAMAKSIVDSHGGNIDASSKLGAGTTFIIRLPFS; this is translated from the coding sequence ATGTTTCGTAATGTACATTTACGGCTTATTCTCACGAATTGGGGAATTCTCGTCTTATTGTTTTTATTCCTGGCGGCCGGGACATACCTTATGGCAATAGCGCACAGGCCGGAACCTTCCGGCTATATGCTGCCGGTCGCCGGCTTCTTGGTTTTATCCGCAATGGGCAGCCTGCTTATGGCCAATCGCGCCATGATCCCCATTCAGCATGCCTGGCGGCGGCAGCAGGATTTTCTCGCCGGTGCTTCCCACGAACTGCGCACCCCTCTGGCGGTGATTCAGGCCAATCTCGATATTGTCCGGAGCAATCGGGGAGAAGCTGTATCCGACCAGGAGCACTGGCTGAACAATATGCAGGAAGAATCCGCTCATATGGCGAAGATCGTTGACTCCCTGCTGTTTCTTGCCCGCTCAGGCAGCCGGCAGCAAGCGCTCAATAAACAGTGGTTTGATTTGGCTCAGGTACTGGAAGCAGCCGTGGCAGAGGCGCTGCAGGCCATGGCTGAAGCAGGAGGCGTCACTTTAAGCATTGATGCCGAAGCGGGAATCATGCTATATGGCGATGCGCAGCGGATTCAGCAATTAATCGGCATATTGGCGGATAATGCCATCCGTTATACGCCATGGGGCGGCAGTATAGAAATAAAGGCATATCGCCTTCTGGGGCTGGTGGTCATAGAAGTCACGGACAGCGGTGAAGGGATCAGCGCCGAGCATCTGTCCAGGATTTTTGACGGTTTTTACCAGACAGATCCGGCGCGGGCAAAAGGCGGCGCCGGATTGGGCCTGGCTATGGCCAAATCCATTGTGGACAGCCATGGCGGCAATATTGACGCATCCAGTAAGCTTGGGGCAGGAACTACATTTATCATCCGCCTGCCTTTTTCCTGA
- the lpxA gene encoding acyl-ACP--UDP-N-acetylglucosamine O-acyltransferase yields the protein MMQDQYKLRTSSNIHETAVVHPGAVLGKNVDVGPYAVIGQNVRIGDNTVIKSHAIIDGWTDIGVNCEIYPCASIGSPPQDQKFRGEKSYIVIGDNTQIREFVTVNGATGEGQETRVGSDCLLLAYCHVAHNCVIGNHVVVSSAAMIAGHVVVGDRATIGGLTGIHQFVRIGRNAMVGGASKIVQDVPPFITAAGNPAQAAGLNTVGMTRAGIGETTRQLIKRAYKILYLSGLGLSCALEIMEQQIPECEEVADFIQFLRNTERGICRVACKARQ from the coding sequence ATGATGCAGGACCAGTATAAGCTCCGGACTTCTTCTAACATCCATGAAACTGCGGTCGTCCATCCCGGCGCCGTTCTGGGCAAAAATGTTGACGTCGGCCCTTACGCTGTGATCGGCCAAAACGTCCGCATCGGGGATAATACGGTCATTAAGTCTCATGCCATTATCGACGGCTGGACCGATATCGGGGTAAATTGTGAAATTTACCCCTGCGCATCGATCGGTTCTCCGCCTCAGGACCAAAAATTCCGTGGCGAGAAAAGCTACATCGTGATCGGCGACAATACCCAGATCCGGGAATTTGTCACGGTTAACGGCGCCACCGGCGAGGGGCAGGAAACGCGGGTCGGTTCAGACTGCCTGCTGCTGGCATATTGTCATGTTGCTCACAATTGCGTCATAGGCAACCATGTAGTTGTATCGAGTGCCGCCATGATTGCAGGACACGTAGTGGTGGGAGACAGAGCGACCATTGGGGGGCTGACCGGTATTCACCAGTTCGTAAGAATCGGTCGAAATGCCATGGTTGGCGGCGCCTCGAAAATAGTCCAGGATGTACCCCCGTTTATCACCGCAGCCGGTAATCCGGCGCAGGCGGCCGGGCTGAACACTGTCGGCATGACCCGGGCCGGGATTGGAGAAACAACCCGCCAGCTCATAAAAAGGGCTTACAAAATTCTATATTTATCGGGCCTGGGGCTTTCCTGCGCTCTGGAGATAATGGAGCAGCAGATTCCTGAGTGTGAAGAAGTGGCAGACTTCATTCAATTTTTGCGCAACACGGAAAGAGGAATCTGCCGGGTTGCCTGCAAGGCCAGACAATAA
- a CDS encoding response regulator transcription factor produces the protein MKILVVEDEDLLRDTIVTILSTAGFDVDHTNNGDEGLFFAEQIVYDLLILDISLPGTSGLDILKRLRTRKDTVPIFMLTARDRVEDRVLGLDAGADDYMVKPFAVSELFARVKALLRRKGGETTQGLLSYKNITLNPKLKEAYFQSEELWLTAREYELLEFLVLNREQILTKEQIFDRLWGVEAETGLGIVDVYIHFLRKKLSAFSCNRLIRTIRGVGYMLRDKASGSG, from the coding sequence TTGAAAATTTTGGTTGTAGAAGATGAGGACCTCCTGCGTGATACGATTGTGACGATTCTTAGTACGGCGGGGTTTGACGTTGACCATACCAATAATGGCGATGAAGGGCTCTTTTTTGCCGAGCAGATTGTCTATGATCTGTTAATCCTTGATATCAGCCTGCCCGGCACAAGCGGTTTAGACATCTTAAAGCGATTGCGCACCAGGAAAGATACCGTTCCCATCTTCATGTTAACTGCCCGGGACCGCGTTGAGGACCGGGTTTTGGGGCTGGATGCGGGGGCGGATGATTATATGGTTAAACCGTTTGCCGTATCCGAGCTGTTCGCCCGCGTAAAGGCCCTGTTACGGCGAAAAGGCGGGGAAACAACGCAAGGCCTGCTGTCCTATAAAAACATAACGTTGAATCCGAAGCTGAAAGAAGCGTATTTTCAATCCGAGGAACTATGGCTTACGGCCAGGGAATACGAGCTGCTGGAGTTTTTAGTGCTAAACCGGGAACAGATCTTAACGAAAGAGCAGATATTCGACCGCTTATGGGGGGTGGAAGCCGAAACTGGTTTAGGAATTGTCGATGTATACATTCATTTTCTTCGTAAAAAACTGAGTGCTTTTAGCTGTAACAGACTCATCCGCACCATAAGAGGCGTCGGCTATATGTTGAGAGACAAGGCGAGCGGCTCAGGCTGA
- a CDS encoding response regulator transcription factor: protein MKILVVEDSEFLCDAMVTVLSAAGFDADQTDDGEEGFFLAEQAVYDLLVLDIMLPGISGIEILKQLRAKGNTVPILMVTAKDCIEDRVRGLNTGADDYMVKPFAVSEFLARVRALLRRKGGGTPQGLLSYKSLVLNPQVKQGYYQSQELWLTVREYELLEFLVLNREQILTKEQIFDRLWGIEAETGLGVVEVYIHFLRKKMSAFGCNKFIRTIRGVGYMLKEQMSGN from the coding sequence TTGAAGATCTTGGTGGTAGAAGACAGTGAATTTTTGTGTGACGCAATGGTGACGGTTCTTAGCGCGGCAGGCTTTGATGCAGACCAGACAGATGATGGGGAAGAGGGATTTTTTTTGGCGGAGCAGGCTGTATACGATCTGCTGGTGCTGGATATTATGCTGCCGGGAATCAGCGGCATAGAAATCCTAAAACAATTGCGGGCAAAGGGCAATACCGTTCCGATACTCATGGTAACCGCAAAAGATTGCATTGAAGACCGGGTAAGAGGATTAAACACCGGGGCGGACGACTACATGGTCAAACCGTTTGCGGTATCTGAGTTTCTGGCGAGGGTAAGAGCCCTTTTGCGCCGCAAAGGCGGAGGAACGCCTCAGGGGCTGCTCTCCTATAAAAGCCTGGTATTGAATCCTCAGGTGAAACAAGGATACTATCAATCGCAGGAGTTGTGGCTGACAGTCAGAGAGTATGAACTGCTGGAATTTTTAGTCTTAAACCGGGAACAGATCTTAACCAAAGAGCAAATATTTGACCGGTTATGGGGGATAGAAGCGGAAACAGGCTTAGGAGTTGTTGAAGTATATATTCATTTTTTGCGCAAAAAGATGAGTGCTTTCGGCTGTAATAAGTTCATTCGCACCATCAGAGGGGTCGGCTACATGCTGAAAGAACAGATGAGCGGGAATTGA
- a CDS encoding PAS domain S-box protein — MKPEIANEIDEIIQQINSVLQSKALPAKLAEYSDQYPEMAKLVERLLALREFTFALSEGDLSQTMNLRGYWPGALKALQANLRHLTWQTSMVAAGDYSQRVDFMGDFSHAFNTMTIRLKAATENEQKYIAELERQQAATRESERKYRLIAENTDDVIWLLDHEMVIRYISPSIERLLGFTPGEVEGKPISQTPLPFFQVVFQSSTIELLTAAGTRRPVIVECEQRCKDRKMIWLESTVNAAQNSSGEMIGFTGVTRNITKRKKAESLLYQAYERTKKRDFFNQLAARNDCNDTEVLEWGWRDKIYVPKDFSLFFLSMDTLPGDEDSMYRKQQMMDALVDQLNRKERTNAWETARGVGIITPALADAARKQKELAAAADYMKYISMYLPDTPVYIGTANYSDGWANFANRLKNAATAIRIGRQVWPHQRIYHYEDCGIYQVLAPFAATDEAAAYITQRIGPLMAHPDLLETLEKLLSGLSFKEIGAQMYLHHKTIQLRKQRIEQLLNVSLDSYEVRMALSSALQLMKIVKAN, encoded by the coding sequence TTGAAGCCGGAAATAGCAAACGAAATCGATGAAATCATCCAGCAAATCAATAGCGTATTGCAAAGCAAGGCGCTGCCGGCAAAGCTGGCCGAGTACTCGGATCAATATCCCGAGATGGCGAAATTGGTGGAAAGACTCCTGGCATTGCGCGAATTTACTTTTGCATTATCCGAAGGCGATTTATCGCAGACAATGAATCTGCGAGGCTATTGGCCGGGAGCATTAAAAGCGTTACAAGCCAATCTCCGGCATCTGACATGGCAGACCAGCATGGTTGCCGCGGGCGATTACAGCCAACGGGTTGATTTTATGGGTGACTTCTCTCATGCCTTTAATACTATGACGATTCGCCTGAAAGCTGCGACGGAAAATGAGCAAAAATATATTGCCGAGCTTGAACGGCAGCAAGCGGCTACCAGGGAAAGCGAACGGAAATACAGGCTTATTGCCGAGAATACCGATGATGTGATTTGGCTGCTGGATCATGAAATGGTGATTCGCTATATCAGTCCTTCCATTGAGCGGTTATTAGGATTTACTCCTGGGGAGGTTGAGGGAAAGCCGATCAGCCAGACGCCATTGCCATTCTTCCAGGTGGTTTTTCAAAGCTCGACCATCGAACTTTTAACCGCTGCAGGAACCCGTCGTCCGGTCATTGTTGAATGTGAACAACGCTGCAAAGACCGAAAAATGATCTGGCTGGAATCCACCGTAAATGCCGCTCAAAATAGCAGCGGTGAAATGATTGGATTTACCGGCGTTACCCGGAACATAACTAAGCGCAAAAAAGCCGAAAGCCTTTTATACCAAGCCTATGAGCGCACGAAAAAACGCGACTTTTTCAATCAGCTTGCCGCAAGAAATGATTGTAATGATACCGAAGTGCTAGAATGGGGCTGGCGGGACAAGATCTATGTTCCCAAAGATTTTTCTCTTTTTTTTCTCTCTATGGACACGTTACCCGGCGACGAAGACAGCATGTACCGCAAACAGCAAATGATGGATGCGCTGGTGGACCAGCTGAACCGTAAGGAGCGTACCAATGCCTGGGAAACTGCCCGGGGCGTAGGCATCATAACGCCTGCTCTGGCTGACGCTGCCCGTAAGCAAAAGGAATTGGCGGCAGCTGCGGATTACATGAAATATATATCAATGTATCTGCCGGATACGCCAGTTTATATCGGAACCGCAAATTATTCCGATGGGTGGGCGAATTTTGCCAATCGCCTGAAGAACGCGGCAACCGCTATACGAATCGGCAGGCAAGTTTGGCCGCATCAGCGGATCTATCACTACGAAGACTGTGGAATCTATCAGGTTCTGGCCCCGTTTGCCGCTACGGATGAGGCAGCTGCCTATATTACGCAGAGGATCGGCCCGTTAATGGCGCACCCTGATTTGCTGGAAACACTGGAAAAACTCTTATCAGGCTTGAGTTTTAAAGAAATAGGAGCACAAATGTATCTGCACCATAAAACGATCCAGCTGAGAAAGCAGCGCATTGAGCAGTTATTAAATGTTTCGCTTGATTCTTACGAGGTAAGAATGGCTTTATCCTCCGCGCTGCAGCTAATGAAAATCGTAAAGGCTAACTAA
- a CDS encoding V4R domain-containing protein: protein MGRKYEFNWSLLGDISEGRPNMGPMVRTEIYRLMQFCFRDVLEQNYGTETADKMFYEAGLLAGKQFYRNAMQKTVDFNAFIQSLQSALAAKGIGILRIETADYEQGKYVMSLSEDLDCSGLPDLDYEICVYDEGFFAGILESFTGEKFKVKEVDCWCTGDRTCRFVAEVSRE from the coding sequence ATGGGGCGAAAGTATGAGTTCAATTGGAGTTTGCTGGGAGATATTTCAGAGGGCAGGCCGAATATGGGGCCCATGGTCAGAACTGAGATTTACCGCTTGATGCAGTTTTGCTTCCGTGATGTCCTGGAACAAAATTACGGCACCGAAACGGCAGATAAGATGTTTTACGAAGCGGGGTTGCTGGCGGGAAAACAATTTTACCGGAATGCCATGCAAAAAACAGTGGACTTCAACGCCTTCATTCAATCATTACAGTCGGCTCTTGCCGCTAAGGGTATTGGTATTTTACGCATAGAAACGGCTGACTATGAACAGGGAAAGTATGTAATGAGCCTCTCGGAAGATTTGGATTGCTCCGGATTGCCTGACCTGGACTACGAAATCTGCGTGTATGATGAAGGTTTTTTTGCCGGTATTTTGGAAAGCTTTACCGGGGAAAAATTTAAGGTCAAGGAAGTGGATTGTTGGTGTACGGGAGATCGCACCTGCCGGTTTGTGGCTGAAGTATCCAGAGAATAG
- a CDS encoding methyl-accepting chemotaxis protein: MKRMTVGFQLSAILGVTIILLTGLLGVTLYQFQAASVAYQNLLDGPVHRTLALQEAQESYYKGIAELRGFMAYGEESYAGLVSKELNDSLETVKKVIAATSSATARQEGDKLQAALAAYVEDLNKAIVMKRVNDPGLNAFLASTRQKTERINQQFEAVFASQEAAMEEGVDRLNARESLVITAVITVSVAGILAIAILLVWYSRSLAKRMSALRVELIAVSELDLTRNDVHATRNDEIGDMAEAVLAMKKALRGIVGQIKNNADTLAASSEELTSTVEEQLKTSEIIANSTGEIAAGASQNANNITEISAVIEEVTAGAEEMNASAATVNHTAQQAVSDARQGMQLIKRVVSQNETIGKSMQDITEVANALAKGSAEIQEIVTLISNIASQTNLLALNAAIEAARAGEAGKGFAVVAEEVRKLAEQSAEATRHIGEIIRKMTADIGFSVNVVGKANTEAETGKTAAADTEKGFTDIVEKLGQVQDGMEQITKAVEETAKGMQSIVSNVQNISAVAQQTGAGSQTVAAASEEQNASLNEVAGSAEALAQMAVELNAVIGRFKV; the protein is encoded by the coding sequence ATGAAGCGTATGACGGTAGGATTTCAACTGAGTGCTATATTGGGAGTGACCATCATCTTGCTGACAGGGCTGTTGGGGGTGACGCTTTATCAATTCCAGGCAGCGTCCGTTGCTTATCAGAATTTGCTCGATGGACCCGTCCATCGGACATTGGCGCTCCAGGAAGCACAGGAAAGCTATTATAAAGGGATTGCGGAACTTCGCGGTTTTATGGCTTATGGCGAGGAGAGCTATGCAGGTTTGGTGTCCAAAGAATTGAACGATAGTCTTGAAACCGTGAAGAAGGTGATTGCAGCGACATCTTCGGCGACTGCCAGACAGGAAGGCGACAAACTGCAAGCTGCGTTAGCGGCTTACGTCGAGGATCTTAATAAAGCGATCGTTATGAAACGGGTTAATGATCCGGGACTAAATGCTTTCCTCGCTTCTACCCGTCAGAAAACCGAACGAATCAATCAACAATTTGAAGCGGTTTTTGCCTCTCAGGAAGCAGCCATGGAAGAAGGGGTCGACAGGCTGAACGCCAGGGAAAGTTTGGTGATAACAGCGGTTATCACGGTTAGCGTCGCAGGCATTCTGGCGATAGCCATCCTGCTGGTCTGGTACAGCCGCAGTCTCGCCAAACGAATGAGTGCCCTGCGCGTTGAACTGATCGCGGTAAGCGAACTCGATCTGACAAGAAACGATGTACATGCAACCCGCAACGACGAGATCGGCGATATGGCCGAGGCGGTTCTGGCAATGAAAAAAGCCTTGCGGGGAATTGTCGGTCAAATAAAAAACAATGCCGATACGCTGGCGGCATCGAGTGAAGAACTGACATCAACGGTGGAAGAACAGCTGAAAACTTCCGAGATCATCGCCAATTCAACGGGTGAAATTGCCGCCGGCGCCTCCCAAAACGCCAACAACATCACCGAAATTTCGGCGGTCATCGAAGAAGTCACTGCCGGAGCGGAAGAGATGAACGCCAGCGCGGCCACCGTCAACCATACCGCACAACAGGCTGTATCCGATGCGCGGCAAGGGATGCAGCTGATTAAAAGGGTTGTCTCGCAGAATGAGACGATAGGAAAATCAATGCAAGATATCACTGAGGTAGCCAACGCCCTGGCAAAGGGGTCGGCAGAAATTCAGGAAATCGTGACTCTGATCAGCAACATCGCCAGCCAGACTAACCTGCTGGCTCTCAACGCCGCCATTGAGGCCGCCCGGGCCGGCGAGGCAGGCAAAGGGTTCGCAGTAGTGGCGGAAGAGGTGCGTAAGCTGGCGGAGCAAAGCGCCGAGGCGACCCGGCATATCGGAGAGATTATCCGCAAGATGACCGCCGACATCGGGTTCTCGGTAAACGTGGTCGGCAAAGCCAACACAGAAGCCGAGACCGGCAAGACTGCGGCGGCAGATACAGAGAAAGGGTTCACCGATATCGTGGAAAAGCTCGGTCAGGTCCAGGACGGCATGGAACAGATTACCAAAGCGGTAGAGGAAACAGCTAAGGGAATGCAGTCCATCGTATCCAACGTACAAAACATCAGCGCAGTGGCTCAGCAGACCGGGGCAGGCTCTCAGACGGTGGCAGCCGCCTCCGAAGAGCAAAATGCCAGTCTCAACGAAGTGGCGGGCAGCGCGGAAGCGTTGGCGCAGATGGCCGTTGAGCTCAACGCGGTGATCGGGAGATTCAAAGTGTAG
- a CDS encoding peptide ABC transporter substrate-binding protein produces the protein MKWNKTYALLLVPVFLVNLLAGCGGQSSQAEKVLRVANGAEPETLDPRQAVGVVEGIVLRQLLEGLATQDQTGEPVPGTAEKWEVSADGLTYKFFIRANAKWSNGDPVTAHDFEYSWKTTLSPALASKYAEQLFYVRNGEAYNKGIVGQDQVGVKALDDQTLAVTLEKPTPYFIFLTTFYTYFPVHKKTAEANPNWHADPKTYVGNGPFKMAGWVHNNKINLVKSDSYWNKAVVKTNKAELNLSDNRKTLQDLFENNQLDTVEITPPLPEIPRLLKENKLKILPYIGTYYYCVNVKKAPFDNVKVRKAFSLAIDRQSIVELITKGGEKPAMAWTPYGLPDARAGDDFRKVGGDYFKGNDIAEAKKLLAEAGYPDGKGLPTVTLLYNNGDEHKLIAEAVQEMWKKNLGVSVELTNQEWKVYLQTRTKGDFQLARSSWIGDYLDPMTYMDTLTSANGNNHTRWGNPQYDRLVKIAQSTLDPAVRMKAMHDAEKILMEDMPVIPVYFYSSKVLEKSNVKGIIRDALGAVYLREAFIE, from the coding sequence ATGAAGTGGAATAAAACATACGCCCTGCTGTTGGTGCCGGTCTTCTTGGTCAACCTGTTAGCCGGCTGTGGCGGGCAAAGCAGCCAAGCCGAAAAAGTGTTGCGGGTGGCCAACGGCGCCGAGCCGGAAACCCTGGACCCGCGCCAGGCAGTCGGCGTTGTCGAAGGCATCGTTCTGCGGCAGCTGCTGGAAGGGCTGGCCACCCAGGACCAAACAGGCGAACCCGTGCCGGGGACTGCCGAAAAATGGGAAGTATCCGCCGATGGCCTGACCTATAAGTTTTTCATCCGGGCCAATGCCAAATGGTCCAACGGCGATCCGGTGACCGCCCATGACTTTGAGTACTCCTGGAAGACCACTCTCAGCCCGGCGCTGGCTTCCAAATATGCCGAGCAGCTGTTTTATGTGAGAAATGGCGAAGCCTATAATAAGGGGATAGTCGGTCAGGACCAGGTAGGCGTAAAAGCTCTGGACGATCAGACCCTGGCAGTGACCCTGGAAAAGCCGACTCCTTATTTCATATTCCTGACCACATTCTATACTTATTTCCCGGTCCATAAAAAGACCGCCGAAGCCAATCCAAATTGGCATGCCGATCCCAAGACCTATGTGGGCAATGGTCCGTTCAAAATGGCCGGCTGGGTGCATAACAATAAAATTAACCTGGTCAAGAGCGATAGTTACTGGAACAAAGCTGTCGTGAAAACCAATAAAGCAGAACTGAACCTGAGCGATAACCGCAAGACTCTGCAGGACCTGTTCGAGAACAACCAATTGGATACCGTGGAGATAACGCCGCCTCTGCCCGAGATTCCCCGCCTGCTAAAGGAGAACAAGCTGAAAATCCTGCCCTATATCGGCACCTATTATTATTGCGTGAATGTCAAGAAAGCCCCCTTTGACAATGTGAAAGTCCGCAAGGCCTTCTCCCTGGCCATTGACCGTCAGTCTATTGTTGAGCTGATCACCAAGGGCGGCGAAAAACCGGCTATGGCCTGGACTCCCTACGGCCTGCCCGATGCCAGGGCCGGCGACGATTTTCGCAAAGTCGGCGGCGATTATTTCAAGGGCAATGATATCGCTGAGGCCAAGAAACTTTTAGCCGAAGCCGGCTATCCGGACGGCAAAGGCCTGCCAACCGTTACCCTGTTGTATAACAACGGGGACGAACATAAATTGATCGCCGAAGCCGTGCAGGAAATGTGGAAGAAAAATCTCGGCGTCAGCGTGGAGCTGACCAACCAGGAATGGAAGGTCTACCTGCAGACCCGCACCAAGGGGGATTTTCAACTGGCTCGCAGCAGCTGGATCGGCGACTACCTGGACCCCATGACCTATATGGATACCTTGACCAGCGCCAACGGCAACAACCATACCCGCTGGGGCAATCCTCAGTATGACCGCCTGGTGAAGATCGCGCAATCCACCCTGGATCCGGCGGTGCGAATGAAGGCCATGCATGACGCCGAAAAAATTCTGATGGAAGATATGCCGGTCATTCCGGTTTATTTCTACAGCAGTAAGGTCTTGGAAAAATCCAATGTAAAGGGCATTATCCGCGATGCTCTCGGTGCGGTATACTTAAGAGAAGCCTTCATCGAATAG
- a CDS encoding glycosyltransferase family 9 protein, protein MSYKNILIIRLSAIGDVLHCTPLTRALRQEYPEAKISWIVSPKSQDILQGNPFLDEIVVWDKDEWKKLARNSLKAAYQSLRTLQRTLLAEQYDLAVDVHSQFLPGFITWKSAPVRVGFSNAKEMAPLFYNRMTPRIGDLPMPQQYLGVLTALGISGKNPAMIMPVAPENCQNAGRIWETYHIRPDDTVIVLNSSTTWQTKCWPPEHFARLGNLLRQQGAKILLTGAKSDIPLIDKIKDSIKGEVISLAGETSLKDLAAVAQKCDLFVSGDTGPLHIAAAVGAPTLSLYGPTDPRIYAPAGEQHAAVLTPAACRLCHKRRCDDFICMARIEPETVYQEALKLLEKTKGRTKNSQPLYKEVQVRKIPVWNH, encoded by the coding sequence ATGTCCTACAAAAATATTCTCATAATACGCTTAAGCGCCATTGGCGATGTTTTGCACTGCACTCCCCTGACCCGGGCATTGCGGCAGGAATACCCCGAAGCCAAAATATCCTGGATCGTATCGCCTAAATCCCAGGATATTCTGCAGGGTAATCCTTTTTTAGATGAAATCGTTGTTTGGGATAAAGATGAATGGAAGAAGCTCGCAAGAAACAGTCTGAAAGCGGCTTACCAGTCCCTGCGCACATTGCAGAGAACATTGCTGGCCGAGCAGTATGACCTGGCAGTAGATGTGCACAGCCAGTTTCTGCCCGGGTTCATCACCTGGAAAAGCGCCCCGGTCCGGGTCGGCTTTTCCAATGCTAAAGAGATGGCGCCGCTGTTTTATAATCGCATGACGCCGCGCATAGGCGATCTGCCCATGCCCCAACAATACCTGGGAGTTCTGACGGCTCTGGGCATATCCGGGAAAAATCCGGCTATGATTATGCCCGTTGCCCCGGAGAACTGTCAAAACGCCGGCCGTATTTGGGAAACTTATCATATCCGCCCCGACGATACAGTGATTGTCTTAAATTCTTCAACCACCTGGCAAACAAAGTGCTGGCCGCCGGAACATTTTGCCCGGCTGGGAAATCTGCTGCGGCAACAGGGCGCAAAAATCCTCTTGACCGGCGCCAAAAGCGATATCCCCCTCATTGACAAAATCAAGGACAGTATAAAAGGCGAGGTCATCAGTCTCGCCGGCGAAACCAGTTTAAAAGATCTGGCCGCTGTCGCTCAAAAATGCGACCTGTTTGTCTCCGGTGACACCGGCCCGTTGCATATTGCCGCCGCTGTCGGCGCTCCCACCCTGTCTTTATACGGACCGACCGATCCCCGGATCTATGCTCCTGCAGGGGAACAGCACGCCGCGGTGCTGACCCCGGCCGCCTGCCGGTTGTGCCATAAACGGCGCTGCGACGATTTTATCTGCATGGCCCGGATAGAACCTGAGACAGTTTATCAGGAAGCGCTGAAACTGCTGGAAAAGACAAAAGGCCGGACTAAGAACAGCCAGCCTCTATATAAAGAAGTGCAGGTAAGGAAGATACCGGTATGGAACCACTGA